In a genomic window of Branchiostoma floridae strain S238N-H82 chromosome 19, Bfl_VNyyK, whole genome shotgun sequence:
- the LOC118407058 gene encoding ubiquitin-conjugating enzyme E2 variant 3-like has protein sequence MPQVGTSFTSMNYARRVFIHEEVSRVLSAHPGLRAVPESVPGKHSRHRRRKVVISLEGHIPTMQGGLVCDVPVLVRLAPDHPESAPECFVEGRSCDELERVHIPYLTNWQHKPSCARTLSVGHLRMRSMVLQI, from the exons ATGCCACAAGTCGGGACATCATTCACCTCG ATGAACTACGCCAGACGAGTTTTTATTCATGAGGAGGTGTCTCGTGTCCTGTCCGCTCACCCCGGACTCCGAGCCGTCCCAGAGTCTGTCCCAG GTAAACACTCTAGACACAGAAGACGTAAAGTTGTCATCAGTCTTGAAGGACACATACCGACAATGCAAGGAG GTCTGGTGTGTGACGTCCCTGTGCTGGTTCGGCTCGCCCCGGACCATCCCGAATCTGCGCCCGAGTGTTTTGTGGAGGGACGGAGCTGTGACGAGCTAGAGAGGGTGCACATTCCTTATCTCACCAACTGGCAACAT AAACCCTCCTGCGCTAGAACACTTAGCGTGGGCCACTTGCGCATGCGCTCAATGGTTCTGCAG ATTTAG